Genomic window (Sediminispirochaeta smaragdinae DSM 11293):
TTTCATCCCGTCTTGTGGCAGAGAGTGCGGTAAGGCTCCTTACCGATGCGGGAGAAGAGATCAGAAGATTAAAGAATTCCCGTTCTCTGCGGTTTCGACGGAACCTCCCCGACATGCTTTTGAGACGTGTACTGCGAAAACGGATGCATGTTTAGATGAAAAGGATCCTCATTATTGGCTGGGCCGATATCCGGAAAGCTAGCCGTGAAGGCGGAGGCTACAACCTTGTGGCTCTTCACCATGCTCATGCGCTTGCAGCCGAAGGCTGCTCTGTCTACTACCTGCAAAGCGGGCGTCACTACGGCCTTTCCTGGCTTTGGGGGAGAAAACCTTCTCCCTTTATCCTTCCCCTGCGGCGATGGCATGCAATACGACGATACGCTCTTTTCAACAGCTCGCAACGGGCACCGGAAAAGTATAATTTTCATAGCGAAAAAAGTCTGGAAGATCTTGACCAGAGCAGAATTGTTGCCCGGTGGGTGAAACGAAAGGCCATAGACGAAGTCTATATTCACTCGCTCGAGGGAAGCAGTTTATCTCTTCCTCGCCTCTTAAAGCAGATTCCCAAGGTAAAACTGGTTATTTTCTGCCACGATCACTACTATCTTTGCCCACAAATCCAATTGTTGTATCGTGGCAAAAGTGCCTGCACCGATTATCTGGACGGCAGCCGCTGCTATTCCTGCAGGGATCATACCCCCGCGGGATTATTCGAAAAGCGCCGGGCCAGACGCATGCTCGGCTGGGAACACCTTTATCCCCTTGCTGTCTCACTTTTGGCTTTGTTGGGAATTAAGTGGAAAAAGCGGGAAAGTCTATCCCCTTGCGATCCACCAATTCCTTTTCCGCCTGAAACTGCTGTACCGACGAACGAGCTTTTCTTAAGCCTCCTTTCTGCTCCTCGTGGAGAGAACTTTTATGCGTGTCGCAGAACTGCAGCGATCACTGCCTTGCAGCATGCCGATCTGGTACTCAGTCCTTCATCTTTTATTGCCGAAACCTTAAAGCATGCAGGCCTTTCATCCGACCGGCTCAAAGTAGTGAAGCTGGGCTTACCCCATCTTGATGCTCTGAAGGTCGCAGCTCAAAGGCTGCAGGAAAATGATTCTTGCAATATGCCTACCAAGGGTGAAAGACCACTTGTCTTTTCTTATCGGGGATCAGGTATGGAACACAAAGGTTTGCCCTTTCTTGTAGAGGCCCTTGCCCAGCTTCCCAATGATATTTCTGCCAGGATTCACGTAATTATCCGTGGAATCGACCCTGTGCTTTACGCTGGAACAAAGTGGCTGAGGCTTGCAGAAACCCTTCCGTACATAGAGATTCATCCGCCTTACACTGTACAGGAGTTATACGGCTTTGTTCATGAATATGACATAGGATTTCATCCTCATCTTTGGTTTGAAAACTCACCCGTTGCTCTCCTTGAACATATTGCTGCAGGAAAACCTGTTGTTGCAGCTGATTTGGGTGGCGTAAAAGACTATATTACAGAAGGAGAAAATGGTTGGCTTTATCCTGCAGGTAATCAGGAAGCCCTGATCAGCCTCATCTCTCGGATTGTGCGAGGAGAAATCTTGATCCCGAGAGTCTCTCCTCATACCATTTCTTCTTTTGAAGATTTTCTCCACTCCATTGGAGGACTATAAGTCATTCCATGAAAGATCACATTTCTCTTTCGGTCATCATCCCTGTGTACAATGCTGCGGATCATTTGTCTCGATTATGTAATTCCTTATGTGAGCAAACTTTCAAATCCTTTGAAGCCATTTTCATTGATGACTGTTCCAAAGATGCTTCATGGGAGATGCTTTGTGACTATTCTAAACGTGATGCACGTTTTCATGTTCACCAGATGCCGAGAAATCTCGGTGCCGGTTGTGCCAGAAATAAGGGCATTGAGCTTGCCTCTGGAAAATATATCCATTTCCTCGATAGCGACGACTGTTATGCTCAGCCTGTGGCTCTTGAAACTATGGTTAATTATATTGAGAAAAGCTGTTCTGATCTTGCCCTTTTTAGATATAATCTAACTGCATCGTGTTCTTCTTTCCAGCGACAGGCTGTCAATGTCTATGAAGAAAAAGTGTGGAACCTCCTGGTTGGTAAGGAGGAAGCTAATAACCTTTCATGTCATACCATTGAAGATATACAGCCTATCCTTACTCTTCCTGCTTTTCCGTGGAATAAGATTTATTCACGCGATTTTCTCCTTGAAAACGACATATGTTTTTCACACACCATGCTGCACGAAGATATTATCTTCGCTTGGAAAAGCCTGGTACTTGCAAGGAGGATATCGTTGAACACAGAAGTAGTGGTAAATCACTATTATTCGCAAACTAATACCTTTCAGGCCACTAATCAGAGGGATACGTATCGTTTCGAACTTTTTTCTACTTTGAATGAGATTGACGAGTTTGTGCATGATATCGATGCAAAACCGTTTCTTTTCCCATGGCTTGCTCGCTTTAAGCTCGATACTTTGAACTTTGGTATAGGAAAGGTTAACAGAAACTTGCTGCCTTCTTTTGCTGCTGCCACAAAGCATTCCCTTTCAGTAGTACCCAAAAGAAGCTGGAAGAAGCTAAGATATCTGCCTTTTCTGAGGCCTATAGATCGATGCAAATATTTCCTTATTCGTTTTTTCCCTCTTGCCTATGCTTATGTTTTTCGCTTTCTAAGAAAATTTGTTAAATTTCATGGATAAACTTGGAATCCTTTTGTATGCGACAAGTGCCAACCCTTTCCGTAATCATCCCTGTTCACAATTCAGCTCATTCCTTACCCCGCTTATTCACTTCCTTACAGGATCAAACCCTCACATCCTTTGAAGCAATTTTCATTGATGATTTTTCTACGGATGCTTCATGGGATATGCTTTGTAACGTTTCTATGCGTGATACCCGTTTTCGCGTTCATCGTCTGCAGAAAAATCTTGGTGCCGGTTGTGCCAGAAATATGGGTATTGAGCTTGCCTCTGGTACGTTTATCCATTTCCTCGACAGCGACGATTGCTATGCCTCTTCAAACGCCCTGGAGCGTATGGCCGGCTACATCGAGAAAAGCCATGCCGAAGTTGCTGTTTTCAGATATAACATGATTAGCTCTGAACATGCCCCTTTCCGCCGATCTGTCAATGCATATGAACAAAAAGTCTGGAACTACCTCACTCAAACCGCTAAAGTCGATAATTCCTCGTACCACAACATAAAAGATACTCAATGCCTCCTTGCACTTCCCGCCTTCCCCTGGAACAAAATCTACACACGAGATTTCCTCCTTGCACACACCATCCGATTTTCTCAAACCATGCTGCATAATGACATATTCTTTACCTGGAAAAGCCTGCTGCTTGCTGAACGGATATCCTTCTGTTCCGAGCCCGTCGTGAACTATTATTACTCATATGCCAATGCAGCCCAGGCTTCGAACCAGAAAGATGCTCGACGGTTTGAACTGTTTGCCGTTTTTGATGAACTGGATACCTTTGTCCACACCATCACTACCGACCATTCATTCTCTCCCTGGCTTCTGCGATTTAAGATCGATACCTTCAGCTTCGGCTTGGGAAAGATCGGCACAAAGCAGCTTTCTTCCTTTTCGGCAGCAGTAAAACAGGCCTTATCCGGAATATCGAAAGCAAGCTGGAAAGAGCTAAAACATCTGCCTCTTACAGGACCCGTCGATCGCTGTAAACACTTTCTTATTCGCTTCCTGCCTCTTTTTTATGCCCATACCTTACGCCTTCTAAAGAAAATCATTGCCATCATGCGGTAAAAACGGCACTTTTATATACTTATATTGTGTTGGTATTCAATTACCAATTATCTACCACCAAAAGTAATTGATACCCCTCTCCATACGCAAGAAACGCTTCTGCTTACAGGGCAACCGTTACCTACATGAATCTCTATTTCAAATATTGATACCACACCCGATCGATCAGGAACGCGGCGGATACACCCCTTCTGTACAGATGCAGTACCGCATACCCGGAACCGGTTCTTTTCCCTTTAAATCGGGAAGAGCAAAGGTTGTGCGGCCGTCACCACCGTACTGTGTTCCGACAAGGCTAAACAAGGCTTCATTGTCCACTATCTGCAGCATCTGGCCTTCACACGGCAACCACTGCCGTGGCTCATAGTTGAAGGCAAACAATAGAATCTGTCCGATAAAACCATCCATATCTTTTTAACTCCTTTACTGCATAAGTGTATACCGGATGCATGAAAGCATAAAGCTTTTTGTCCGCAACGATTGACGTTCTCTTCCCATCGCCGTACAGTAAGCATGTTATTCCGTTACAAGCATCTGTTGGTTATAGACAGGTGTCGGTAATGGCGGCTGATGGAGATTAGTGGGATACCCGCGCAAAATGTGTATGAAACAACTGTATAAAAGTCCGGCTACGGTGAATTCCATAAAAACTAATCGCTTTGTCGCATACCCTTCTTCCTGTCTATATTCGTCTTGATGGAAAGATGATAACAGCAAGGCTGTTATCAGAGCGCCTGGAGGTTTTATTATGGAGTACATAACCGACGTTATGGTCATTGAGGGAAAACATGCCACCATTTCTGCTCCGGCAGGCTATGTAACAATACCCCTTGATGTGAACAAAGGGGCAGGTGGTAGGTTTATCTACATCTGTTACAAAAAGGGAACGGGGCAAGAGCGGATAATCGATCTGAAGGTTGCTACAGCCTCTTCTTATTTTACCAAGGATTTTGCGACCGAAGCGGGATATACGTCGACAAATATTGATTTGAATGATGGTGCAGGCGGAGAGTACATTTATCTTTACTACAAAAAGGGAACAAAAGGTGAATATGATACCGACGGCATAACCGATATGCTGCTTGTTACCGGTAAGAATGCTTTCGCCCCGGCAGGCTATGACAGGCTTTCCGTAGATCTCAACCGTGGCGCAGGTGGCAAATATATCTATCTTTGTTACCGGTATTACCAGCAGATGCCGTCTGCCGATCTGCGTAACTGGATGGGGCAGGTAGACGATAACAGGTCGATTGCGAATATCAGCATTCCGGGTAGCCATGACTCCGCCATGTGGCTTACCAATATGGAGAGCACTGCAAATATCCTGGATAGTGCTGCACAAACGCAATATCTCAACCTGGAAAATCAGTTTGATGTCGGCGTTCGCAGTTTCGACCTGCGGGTGTACTGGTCGGACTCCCTGGATGCAACGGCATTAGCCCACAGTACGAATATAAAGGTTGGATACGCAGGATCGTATAGCAACATCCTGTTCCAGGATGCCTTTCAGCGCCTGGTGAATAAGCTTAAGGAACATCCTACGGAATTCATCATCATGCTCATTTCCGTGGAACAGGACATGAGCGCATCCCAGGCGGGAAAGTACAAAAAAGAAGTGGATGCCATATTGAAAACCTATCGCGACTATATCTTTATCGACAAGGGTGAAGAGCATATGGATCGAAGCAATAGCGATCTTCTCCCCATCCTCAGGGAGATCAGGGGAAAGATCTTTATTGTCTCTGATGCCGTCGACAAGGGGAGTCTCAGCGGCGGATATGATAACGATCCCTGGCGTGTTCGATATAAACGTGATGGAACGAGAATCGAGTACCATAAGGGTGATTCCCAACATGAAAAGTGTATTACAATGGAGAAAACCTTTTGTGAGCCCTATAACGGCGGTGGCAAGACTCGATTCGATCAGTTTACATCGGCAATTCAGGCACGAAATACCTATACCGAGGGGAAAATGGGACGCTTTGGGGCGAATAAGGATTGGAATCCTCCAAAGCATAACAACAGCAATACGCCCCGCCAATGGTCCCTCGAGACCAATCCGCAAATTCTCAAGTATCTTCAGGAGCATTCCGAATTGACACGTGCCGCTCTTGTCGCCTTTGATTTTATCGGATTCAAGGAATCGAAAAACCTTGCCCAGGAAATAGTAAAGGTCAATCCCAAACTCAGAGCGTATCAATTCTCCGACAGGCTTCCCGACACAGAGCAGGTACGGAACCTTCGTTACAAGGGTAACACCCTGTATCCCGGACAATCCCTGCGGCAAGGGGAATATTTGGCAAGCCTTAATCGAAAATTCATAGCTGCCATGAAAGGTGACGGCAATTTTGTCGTTTACAATTCAGAGCGGTCGCTCTGGTCAAGCAATACCGCTTTATGTCAACATAGATTACGCGCTCTTTGAAATATTTTGTGAAGATTTTTTGCCTTCGGTAGAGGATTGTCCTTCATAGTTTTTACCAGGATTCAGAACCACCACATTAGATGGCGTCCACTTCCTGACGGATCGCTTTCCCCATCGTTCAGCATGAGAGTTTCGAGCAGCTTCCATCGTGGCGTTTCTCCGCTTGAACAGCTCGGAATCCTTGCCGGTTCTTTTCTCATTGGGGGTGATGTATCCGAGCGCTGAATGCAGATGGTGATAATTATACCAGTCGATGAAATCGGCCATCCAATTACGGGCATGATCTATGTTTCTGAATCTTCCCGGATAACCGGTGGTGTATTTCAGGGTTTTGAAAAAACTTTCGATAAACGGATTATCGTTGCTGACCCTCGGACGGCTGAATGAATATCGCACTCCAAGCATGTACAGCAGGGCAAGTAATGAGAGGCCCTTCATCGGAGATCCGTTGTCGGAATGCAGATGCACCCCTTTCAGGTTCATTCGAGTGGAAAGCCGATGAAAAAGATCTCTGGCCAGAGCTGCATCTTCACGTTCATGGATCTCCCAGCCGACGATTGATTTGTCGTAGATATCTATGATCACATAGGCAAACAGGAATATCCCTCTGACTGCTGTTGGTAACCAGGTAATGTCCCAGCTCCATACCTGATTCGGCGCGGTTGCAACAAGCTCAGGCGGATTGCTCACATTCCGTTGAGGCTTTGTATTCTCACGATGGTGGAGCTTGTTTTCTTCTTTCAGGATACGGTACAAGGTACTCTCAGAGGCGTAATAAAAGCCCTCCTGAGCAAGAATTGGAACGATCTGGTTCGGTGTCATATCTTTGAACCGTTCGCTGTTGCATGCCTCCAGAATCTGCTGTCTTTCCTGTTCGCTCAGCTTTCTGGGAACTTTTTTGGAAGCACCTTTGCGCCTATCGGTGGTACCGTGATTTTTCCAGTTCTCCAGCGTTTTCGCCGAGATGCCGATCATCCGGCAGCATTCCTTTTTGCGAGCTCCAGCCTGCACTACATCGTGTACCGCTGAGAGCACCTGCTCTCTGGTGTGCTGAGCTATCAGTCGTCCTCGTTTTCCTCCAAGATCCGGTGGAGTTTTTTTTCAGTGCAATCAAAGCGGCCATTTCGGCTAACGCCTTATCTTTTCGGTTCAGTTCTTTTTCGAGCTGCTGTATTTTTTCTTCGCGTCTTTCAGTTCCTGCTTGTGCTGTGTGTCTTTTTCAGTCACGGTCTCTCTCAACTCCTGCTGCCATAATTGCAGATGCTCTGAGTGAAGACCTTTCTCGCGGATCCATCCGCCAAGCTGCTCTTCCGGGACCCCGGCCGCTTCAAGTACAAGCTGAAACTTTTCTCTGTTGCCCAGAGCGGCAGGTCCTAACTCTGCATCCAGGTTCAGTATACCGTTATTTACCTGCTCTATCCAGTTTCGGATGGTCTGATCGTTTATGCCGTATTCCAGGGCTACCTCACGGATACTCCGCTTCTCAGGGGGTAAGACTTTTTTCAAGACTGATTCTTTGATGGCTCTGCTGTACCTCATACTGTCTCCATAGTTCTGTTCTCTGATGAAGAAATTAAATTCTCACATCAGGCGTAATCTATGTTGACACAGGGGGATACCGCCCATAATACCAACGCCGTTGTTGCATTTGCCGACGGGGTATGCAAGATTACCGGCAATCCCGGGTGGCAAAGCACGGGCAGTGGGGCTGTCGTTCTCATGATGCAGGATGACGGTCACCTTGTTACATATAATTCGGCTGGTCACGCATTGTGGACAAGCGGAACCGCCGATGTCGATCCCCTGCGCAGTAAGCCCTTTTCGTTCTCCTATACTACATACAATGGGACATACAGAATCGAAAGTGAGAATCAACTGTTTTTGGACGTCAAAGGCGGCAGCAAAGACAATAAGGTTCCATTGATACTGTATCCTCAAAAAGACGTAAACAATCAGAAATTCGTTTTTCAGCAGCTATCGGACGGCAGCCATCTTATCACGGCCCTTCACAGCGGAAAGGCCATCGACGTAAGCGGAGGTTCCGACAATGATGGAGCCGCCGTGATCCAGTATTCGTATCACGATCTTGCCAGCAATCAGTGGTGGTTCGTGCTGCCAGCCGCCAGAGATGGATATGTCAAGCTTGTCTGCAACCATTCGGAAAAATGTCTCGATGTACCCGGTGCTCATTTCTCCAGTGAAACAAATTTGCAGCAGCATCGCGACAATGGAACCCGGGCCCAAATGTTTAAACTGATTGCAGTATAAGAAACACCT
Coding sequences:
- a CDS encoding glycosyltransferase, yielding MKRILIIGWADIRKASREGGGYNLVALHHAHALAAEGCSVYYLQSGRHYGLSWLWGRKPSPFILPLRRWHAIRRYALFNSSQRAPEKYNFHSEKSLEDLDQSRIVARWVKRKAIDEVYIHSLEGSSLSLPRLLKQIPKVKLVIFCHDHYYLCPQIQLLYRGKSACTDYLDGSRCYSCRDHTPAGLFEKRRARRMLGWEHLYPLAVSLLALLGIKWKKRESLSPCDPPIPFPPETAVPTNELFLSLLSAPRGENFYACRRTAAITALQHADLVLSPSSFIAETLKHAGLSSDRLKVVKLGLPHLDALKVAAQRLQENDSCNMPTKGERPLVFSYRGSGMEHKGLPFLVEALAQLPNDISARIHVIIRGIDPVLYAGTKWLRLAETLPYIEIHPPYTVQELYGFVHEYDIGFHPHLWFENSPVALLEHIAAGKPVVAADLGGVKDYITEGENGWLYPAGNQEALISLISRIVRGEILIPRVSPHTISSFEDFLHSIGGL
- a CDS encoding PI-PLC domain-containing protein; the protein is MEYITDVMVIEGKHATISAPAGYVTIPLDVNKGAGGRFIYICYKKGTGQERIIDLKVATASSYFTKDFATEAGYTSTNIDLNDGAGGEYIYLYYKKGTKGEYDTDGITDMLLVTGKNAFAPAGYDRLSVDLNRGAGGKYIYLCYRYYQQMPSADLRNWMGQVDDNRSIANISIPGSHDSAMWLTNMESTANILDSAAQTQYLNLENQFDVGVRSFDLRVYWSDSLDATALAHSTNIKVGYAGSYSNILFQDAFQRLVNKLKEHPTEFIIMLISVEQDMSASQAGKYKKEVDAILKTYRDYIFIDKGEEHMDRSNSDLLPILREIRGKIFIVSDAVDKGSLSGGYDNDPWRVRYKRDGTRIEYHKGDSQHEKCITMEKTFCEPYNGGGKTRFDQFTSAIQARNTYTEGKMGRFGANKDWNPPKHNNSNTPRQWSLETNPQILKYLQEHSELTRAALVAFDFIGFKESKNLAQEIVKVNPKLRAYQFSDRLPDTEQVRNLRYKGNTLYPGQSLRQGEYLASLNRKFIAAMKGDGNFVVYNSERSLWSSNTALCQHRLRAL
- a CDS encoding glycosyltransferase family 2 protein; its protein translation is MRQVPTLSVIIPVHNSAHSLPRLFTSLQDQTLTSFEAIFIDDFSTDASWDMLCNVSMRDTRFRVHRLQKNLGAGCARNMGIELASGTFIHFLDSDDCYASSNALERMAGYIEKSHAEVAVFRYNMISSEHAPFRRSVNAYEQKVWNYLTQTAKVDNSSYHNIKDTQCLLALPAFPWNKIYTRDFLLAHTIRFSQTMLHNDIFFTWKSLLLAERISFCSEPVVNYYYSYANAAQASNQKDARRFELFAVFDELDTFVHTITTDHSFSPWLLRFKIDTFSFGLGKIGTKQLSSFSAAVKQALSGISKASWKELKHLPLTGPVDRCKHFLIRFLPLFYAHTLRLLKKIIAIMR
- a CDS encoding IS3 family transposase, whose product is MLSAVHDVVQAGARKKECCRMIGISAKTLENWKNHGTTDRRKGASKKVPRKLSEQERQQILEACNSERFKDMTPNQIVPILAQEGFYYASESTLYRILKEENKLHHRENTKPQRNVSNPPELVATAPNQVWSWDITWLPTAVRGIFLFAYVIIDIYDKSIVGWEIHEREDAALARDLFHRLSTRMNLKGVHLHSDNGSPMKGLSLLALLYMLGVRYSFSRPRVSNDNPFIESFFKTLKYTTGYPGRFRNIDHARNWMADFIDWYNYHHLHSALGYITPNEKRTGKDSELFKRRNATMEAARNSHAERWGKRSVRKWTPSNVVVLNPGKNYEGQSSTEGKKSSQNISKSA
- a CDS encoding RICIN domain-containing protein, whose amino-acid sequence is MLTQGDTAHNTNAVVAFADGVCKITGNPGWQSTGSGAVVLMMQDDGHLVTYNSAGHALWTSGTADVDPLRSKPFSFSYTTYNGTYRIESENQLFLDVKGGSKDNKVPLILYPQKDVNNQKFVFQQLSDGSHLITALHSGKAIDVSGGSDNDGAAVIQYSYHDLASNQWWFVLPAARDGYVKLVCNHSEKCLDVPGAHFSSETNLQQHRDNGTRAQMFKLIAV
- a CDS encoding phage tail protein — protein: MDGFIGQILLFAFNYEPRQWLPCEGQMLQIVDNEALFSLVGTQYGGDGRTTFALPDLKGKEPVPGMRYCICTEGVYPPRS
- a CDS encoding transposase, which codes for MRYSRAIKESVLKKVLPPEKRSIREVALEYGINDQTIRNWIEQVNNGILNLDAELGPAALGNREKFQLVLEAAGVPEEQLGGWIREKGLHSEHLQLWQQELRETVTEKDTQHKQELKDAKKKYSSSKKN
- a CDS encoding glycosyltransferase family 2 protein is translated as MKDHISLSVIIPVYNAADHLSRLCNSLCEQTFKSFEAIFIDDCSKDASWEMLCDYSKRDARFHVHQMPRNLGAGCARNKGIELASGKYIHFLDSDDCYAQPVALETMVNYIEKSCSDLALFRYNLTASCSSFQRQAVNVYEEKVWNLLVGKEEANNLSCHTIEDIQPILTLPAFPWNKIYSRDFLLENDICFSHTMLHEDIIFAWKSLVLARRISLNTEVVVNHYYSQTNTFQATNQRDTYRFELFSTLNEIDEFVHDIDAKPFLFPWLARFKLDTLNFGIGKVNRNLLPSFAAATKHSLSVVPKRSWKKLRYLPFLRPIDRCKYFLIRFFPLAYAYVFRFLRKFVKFHG